One segment of Caldanaerobius polysaccharolyticus DSM 13641 DNA contains the following:
- a CDS encoding phosphatase → MKFVLDTHSHTIAGGHAYSTVIEMAKVASDKGLELICITEHGPAMPGGPHEYFFGNLRVIPDNIYGVEILKGVEANIMGYDGKLDLSEKYLEKLDVVIASLHEICYPGGSVEENTEAMINAIKNPYVNIIAHPGNPRYPIDQEAVVNAAKKYGKILEINNGTFMGSRKGSYENCLNIARLARDYGVMLSLGSDAHIAFDIGRFDKAYEVIREAEVPEDLIVNTSVEKFKRCLKSRFNEK, encoded by the coding sequence TTGAAGTTTGTATTGGATACGCACAGCCATACTATAGCAGGAGGCCATGCTTACAGCACTGTTATAGAAATGGCTAAAGTAGCCTCCGACAAGGGCCTTGAGCTTATATGCATCACTGAACACGGTCCTGCTATGCCAGGAGGACCTCATGAGTATTTTTTCGGTAACTTAAGGGTGATTCCAGACAATATTTACGGTGTGGAGATTTTAAAGGGTGTTGAAGCCAATATAATGGGATACGATGGAAAGCTTGACCTATCTGAAAAATACCTTGAAAAACTGGATGTGGTGATCGCCAGCCTTCACGAGATATGCTATCCAGGTGGTAGCGTGGAAGAGAACACGGAAGCGATGATAAATGCTATAAAAAATCCTTATGTTAACATCATTGCTCATCCGGGCAATCCCAGATATCCCATTGATCAGGAAGCTGTAGTAAACGCCGCTAAAAAGTACGGTAAGATTTTAGAAATCAACAACGGCACGTTTATGGGCAGTCGAAAAGGTAGTTATGAAAATTGTCTGAATATTGCACGGCTGGCTCGAGATTATGGAGTTATGCTGTCCCTTGGCAGCGATGCTCATATAGCTTTTGATATAGGTAGGTTTGACAAGGCTTATGAGGTCATAAGAGAAGCAGAGGTTCCTGAAGACCTGATTGTAAACACATCAGTAGAAAAATTTAAAAGATGTTTAAAATCGAGATTTAATGAGAAATAG
- the hprK gene encoding HPr(Ser) kinase/phosphatase: protein MSITVEKMIKDLELEIIVEGKDSIPITTIDVNRPGLQLDGYYKHFAYERVQVMGMVETSFFASLSDELKKERADKFFSYDIPCLVVTRGLEIRPEIVSAAKKYGRYLLRTSQESTKFINRLINYLNEELAPRITLHGVLVDVYGLGMLLLGESGIGKSETALELVKRGHRLVADDAVEIKKVGENTLIGAAPELIRHFIEIRGIGILDVKNLYGVGAIRNSKEIDMVVQLEEWQEGKYYDRLGLEDEYMEIMGINLPKLTIPVRPGRNLAIIMEVAAMNHRQKSMGYNAAQELNKRLLQQIESGKEG, encoded by the coding sequence ATTAGTATAACTGTGGAAAAAATGATAAAAGACCTGGAACTGGAGATCATCGTGGAAGGAAAAGACAGCATCCCCATAACGACAATAGATGTAAACAGGCCGGGATTGCAGTTAGACGGCTATTATAAGCATTTCGCTTATGAGCGCGTACAGGTTATGGGTATGGTTGAAACGTCTTTTTTTGCGTCTTTAAGCGATGAATTGAAAAAAGAAAGGGCTGATAAGTTTTTCAGCTACGATATACCATGTCTTGTGGTAACAAGAGGGCTGGAAATAAGGCCTGAAATAGTGAGCGCTGCTAAAAAATATGGGAGGTATCTCCTGAGGACAAGTCAGGAGTCCACTAAATTTATAAACAGGTTGATCAACTACTTAAATGAAGAACTGGCGCCGAGGATAACACTCCACGGAGTATTGGTGGACGTGTACGGATTGGGCATGCTTCTTTTAGGCGAAAGCGGCATCGGTAAAAGCGAGACGGCATTGGAGCTGGTGAAAAGGGGTCATCGCCTGGTGGCAGATGATGCTGTAGAGATAAAGAAAGTTGGTGAGAATACCCTAATAGGTGCTGCTCCTGAATTGATAAGGCATTTTATAGAGATCAGGGGTATCGGCATACTAGATGTTAAAAATCTATACGGCGTCGGCGCCATAAGAAACAGCAAAGAGATAGACATGGTGGTACAACTGGAAGAATGGCAGGAAGGAAAATACTATGACAGGTTGGGCCTTGAGGACGAGTACATGGAAATCATGGGCATAAACCTTCCAAAACTCACCATACCCGTAAGGCCTGGTAGAAACCTGGCTATAATAATGGAAGTGGCGGCCATGAATCATAGGCAGAAGTCCATGGGCTACAATGCCGCCCAGGAATTAAATAAGCGACTTTTGCAGCAAATAGAGAGCGGAAAGGAAGGGTGA